A stretch of DNA from Pygocentrus nattereri isolate fPygNat1 chromosome 14, fPygNat1.pri, whole genome shotgun sequence:
atataaaatgtgtgtatatatgtatgtgtgatatatatatatatatatatatatatatatatatatatatatatatatatatatatatatatatataatgtgtgtgtgtgtgtgtgtgtgtgtatacaggtatgtatgtgtattattaatttttcattttggttttgACTTTAGTTTAAATTTAAGGGTGTATTTACAGTtcataattttgtttttattttctggaaattcttagttttagtttagcttttatccttataataaaagacGTGACTGCAGGTATTTGATAAACGTAGAATAAAATTAGCATAGCAGCAAACTGAGCTCGGCTTGGCTCCAACTTTCCTTAAAGACCAAACACAGAAGGGAACTCCTTCATTCttttaaagaacaaaaactAGCTTATCTGATTAAAAATATCAGtaattaacaataaaagaacactTGTTCTATGTGGAGCATATTCCTATTCATATGTTTCCTTGCGGAGTAAtagttcagttttgtttgatCACATACTTCACAGATAAAAAATTAAGCAACAGCACAGAGAAATCACATTATGGATGAAGACTAGATTAAATGACTGAAATGGATGCTTTTTTAGCTTTAGATTAAGGAGATCATAAAAAAtaattggggggaaaaagagTTTCtgaaactggagttcaaaaagtgATTATagctttatattttatatattatatatatatatatgcacacacacacatacatacatatatatataatttttttcccttaatttatttattttttttttgagatttttttttattttgtgataaCACGTCATCTGAAGattgcttgtttgttttatattgtaGGTCTATGTGAATAATGCATGGGTGACCAGTATTGGAGAGGGCGGCAGCTTTGGTGAACTGGCCCTAATCTATGGCACCCCAAGGGCGGCAACCGTCCGTGCCAAAACCAATGTGAAGTTGTGGGGAATCGACAGAGACAGCTACAGGAGAATACTGATGGTAGATTCACGCTCACATATTACCCACATGCTGTTAAAGAGCATTTGAAAAAATAGTTTGGCCcaaaatccccccccccccccctccctcttgATCCAGATATAGTCAGTCAGCCATGATGtgttttggtgtctgaagtttgcttctttaattgtagcaatggagctatgaggctaatgtagctaacaagtactgGAAGCTCTTATACATCCATTAGTGTCAACACTCTTGCCTAAATTGATGTagttgttcagtatctctaatagcCTTGATTATGTGGTGTCTGAgactgtatgactcactgttatctaAAAACATGTACTGAAGTACATTAGCGGCCACTTGAGACTGAATTTTTACCATATCTTTTGTCTATTTTGGTAGAAAAAAAGTGtagatttcattttttccctaaATAATTCCTTCAAATCTCACTGTGGAGAAGCTGATAAACCAGTTTCTAAACACAAAGATTTTATGGTAAAACATCCAGTTCAGTTGAATGTTGAGCATCTTCTTGAcccattcatttgtttgttcGCTTGACAGGGACAATACAGATAAATATTGCTACATAAAATGCAGCATGTTATTTATATAGGCATCTGCGTTTAGCTTTACATGGCATgagcttttttcttctctttcagggAAGCACTCTGAGAAAGAGGAAGATGTATGAGGAATTCCTTAGCAAGGTGTCAATTTTAGGCAAGTCTAACAAATCTTCTCATTTAtcacacatacagcactgtgcagaaatcacagaccaccattcatttatttaatttaaacaaaacagccattaagtaatTTTTATGAGATATTTTAAAGCGataagattagatataagatccACTCATATAcggaagaagaaagtcaaaggaaaccAAAGCGAACAAATGAGCTCAAAACTTGTTAAAAGCTACAGAAAAAATAGGGCCCCAAACCATcacccaaaactgcccccatcagataagcaacacttaaagctttcatctttgagagagaggagaaaatcaagctgattcaaatctgagaacatccacaggtgtttctgtccatcctcccactgtgagaagataactcagtgttatgggtctgaaaggatgtgtagctgatcaagaagaacctcactgagaaaaggagatggacacattaaacaaagaagctaaacaatggactgaccaccccagaatccAGTCcacaacaccactgaatgtgtttgattacttcagaaaatcatcaaccagcttctaagactgacctTTGGAGGTTGTGGCATACGCCCCTTAACTGGGCCCCGATGGTGACCACAAGAGCCGGCAAGAAGGTGGGCCCTGAGCTCCAAGCCCCGCCTCTTAGCCTCCACTTTCAGTCCCGCAGTGAGGCCAATCTGATTTGCCTCACGTTTGCCCAGGCGGATGAGCAAAGCAGGGGGTGGTGATGGGGAAGCGGAGCAACaggctctcgttccctctcgaCTCGTATGCTTGTTAAAAGAGCCCCCGCACTGCAGGCCGGCCAGAGTTTGGGCCTCTAGTGGCACTAGTGTCTTCCTCCTTTCGCAATCACTCACATCCTTTGGTAGAGCTCAGGCTTTGTGCTTTGTCCCCCACTCACCCGCAGTTCTCCCCCCACCTTCCTCGCGGGGCTTCATCTTCAATCAGAGTTCGGGGGCGAGCGCATGCCACAGAGAcgtttctgcagatttctttgagaaactgcaagtgagtctcctgaaaagaatggaagctggaatgaaggcacacagtaaatacatttgatttcattATATTTGACagaaatataacatatataaatatgttttcttttttttcccgaTGAATAactacttaatggctgttttgactggatatttcaTTAAAAGATTGGTGACTGACTTGTTCAAAACGCAGACattacaaaaccttgtatctttgaAGACATCGTTTTACCTGAGAAGGAAAATATGTTCTTACCTTagtttattctttattcttgTTAAATTTGGACCACATCCAACCATATCCAGTCAAGAAATGCTTACACAATGTAGTGGTTAGGTGGTGTTTAAAATtcgaaatattttatttatttattaattatttgttttgaaTCATTAAatcaaaaataacattaatgttTTGATAGGGCAGTAACGATTTACAGATTGTAATCATAGTTTaatcattgttattttatttatgtatacatTTGGACATTAGAGCTAAACCAGATGATGAATGAGTTCCTAATTTTTAGCTTTTTAAGTTGTTTGAGCTCCATGCAGTGAATACTGAAGTAGTCTTAACACTCTGTGTGCAGAATCTCTAGATAAGTGGGAGCGACTGACTGTGGCTGACGCGTTGGAAACCGTGCAGTTTGAGGATGGCCAGAAGATAGTGGTTCAAGGCCAACCTGGAGATGAGTTTTTCATCATCCTCGAGGTGCACACTGATGACTTTCTTTTGCTAGATTCCATCATGTTTTCTGAGACTGGAAAGAAAGCTACTTATAGTTTTGTCTTAAtttatatggatcatatgggtgggcgatatggcaagaATATAATATTATGATACTTTTAAGACAATTTCATGATGTACGTTATGCATCATGAAATAATTTTTTGTGCAATTTAATAAGTTGAAACGGACAGAATAGAATCTGtagtgaaatgtaaaaaatactAAGATAAtggcaataacaataataatataacaataataatgccTATAAtgtacaatgattttttttttgttcagtacTAAAAccagttaaacaggcctaattatgctcactttcCACTGAAACGCTCTATAAGTACTGACAAAATCAAAGATATGCTTGGAAAAGCGCACTGTGACAAATTGTCACAATAActataaaatattgtcatattccCCATCCTTAATGGATCCTATTGATATGAAATATATTAAGAGCCAAAGACATGCCTAAGAAATGGGAATTCTTCTGTTATCAGGATCATTTTATAATCAGTCACTTTTGAACTAGAATTTGAACCACTGTCGCTTTGAAattacaatgaatcatttcagaATCTCAAACAGTGTCTCTTCAGAATTAGAATCTGAATCAGAATCTCTTCAGAATTGGTATCTGAACCAGAATCGCTTTGAGATTACAATGAATCAGAATCACTTCAGAATTAgaatctgaatcagaatcactttagaATCAAAACCAGGGGCCAGATTCATAATAGCTTTCttaagacaaacactaaaaagttcaTCAGAATGTTCTTAAGTGCAGTTCTCGAAGAAAGTTTGTTGGCCTAGAACAATATACTTTTATGTACATGAAAAAGGTGTGTTTGTAAAAGGATAAGATAGTATACCAACACAAATGGGAtcacacaacaaaaacatacagattatttacagtaaTATAGATCAGGTGGGATAAGACTGTAACTGGTGTAAATGTGCAGAGATTTCTGTTTAGTAACAGATTAATGGATGCTGCTTGTTACAAACACTGTAACTTCAATATGTGCACACTGTGACATAAACATAGCAATGCTAggtaataaaatacacaataaaaaaatagagagagTTTTCAGTGGTGCTGTGCATGTGCACTGAGAtgtgctggtgttctcagggTTCTGCCGCAGTGCTGCAGAGGCGCTCTGAAAACGAGGAATTTGTGGAGGTGGGCAGACTTGGACCCTCAGACTACTTTGGTGAGCATTTGCATTCACAGTTCACTTCTGTTCATGTTAAGTTCCTGTGTCTAATCCATTCTTGACCTTGATATCGGACATAAACATTGGGCCTCTTTCACCAATACCTTCCTTTTTCTTGAGAAAAGTCCCAAGAAAAGGTCTGTGTCAGATTCATGAGGTGTTCTTAAAGCCCAGAACTGTTCttacctttgtgctcttgagtgtgtgtgtagattcttaCCTAAGAATGATTCCCACATAAGAAAACCCTGGTGAATGTTTGTGAAAATTGTGAGAGTGAGTATTGAGAGGAAATTTGTTCCTAAGAACAgatggtgaatgaggcctaGTGTGATTGTGTCTGTCAGGGTGCACAGCGtgtcagtagccacgtttacatgcagcctaataatccgttaataatctgcCTCAATAATAGCTCAGTCGGAATTGACTTAGCCCATGTATACAGTTCAATTGGAATAGTCTAgcctgattgaggccattcggaatacagtttctatccaacTGAACGAGGTGGGCAATCCTGTATAAGGATTCTTCCCTattggaaagtttaagtccgttctgcatgtgcgtcgcgtcatagtgaaagtttataccgttcaacatgaAGGAgtagaaactggtctgcagaggagacgaagtttatgctctgatatttaaaagacggcggtggaatggacgtccagcttatgtggcTCAGAGCACGagtgttagcaatgttagtAATGTTAGCCTCATACCTCAGATTTAAagctaaagaaacaaaattttgGATGTGTCTGATTGACTGCAGCTTTGACTATAATCGATCAAGTTTGTACATTGAGGGTGATGGTTTACAATGTAGCTGAGCATTACAAAAAATACATGGATAAAATCAAGGACAAACTAAATCAGCTAAAGCAGGTGCAGGCTGAGAGGTCTAGACTtgtatgtatgcgtgtgtgtaaaATTTAGACTCTTAACCAGGTTAACAGCTTTATTCTCGTCACCTGGTCCTGTTTGTTTACActgcatttcatttattcaggtGAAATCGCTCTGCTGATGAACCGCCCCCGCGCTGCTACCGTCGTGGCCCGCAGCCCCCTGAAGTGCGTGAAGCTGGACCGCCCGCGTTTCGAGCGCGTGCTGGGGCCATGCTCGGACATCCTGAAGAGGAACATCCAGCAGTACAACAGCTTCGTCTCGCTGTCTGTCTGATCCCCCCAGCCGCTGAAGGCCACCTCCTCGTCCTCTTTTTAATCTATCGCAGGGTCCACCAATGCAAGATCTGCTTTATTTTCTTACTTCTCTTTTCTTTCGTattgttcttttcttcttcctaCACCCAGGTGCCCGTTGAGTACACTGCTCCGGTATGTCCTCTGCCCTGTTCCTCATCTGTGGGTTGTTGTAGTTTTAGGCCGGATGTTCGTCTCCACTCGGGAGACCCAGACGTTTTGCCGGTGATGCCTCTTCAGCGTGaagagctttaaaaacaaaacggGAGTTTCTCCTGCTTTCGGGTGTCGCAACGTTTCTGCGGGGGCGTCACACGCTAGATCTGCCCAGTGCGTTGTGGGAAAGCGCGCGGTTCAAACCATTCAAGAGTATTTCGCGGTTCGTTTTCTTCTGCATTGTTTGACTATAGTTAAGCCAAAGGCAAATCTAATCTATGTTGTGTATGAGTTTTTCCGTTGGATATGTTAGTTTCATCGAGGGTACTGAAGTTTTTGACGTCACCATAGTTACCGTGGTGATCAGCTTTGCTCTTTTCTTGTTCTACTTGCACATATATAGCATATGTAAATGATTATATTAGACGTAAATGACcataatcatatttttttgcacagtttgagatatatacatacatacatatatatatatatatatatatatatatatatatgtatgtaaagaTTCTATTCTATATATGCTCCTGCTATTTCACATTGTTCTTGCTGGTcctggtgttttttttgttttttttgtttttcctcgtCTCCCCAATTTGCACCGATCTCTCCCATTTACCTCACAGTGCTTCTAGTATTGATTTTTATCTGAAATTTTGTCTGATGCGCTTTTCTTTGAGTGAAGTCTTGAGTATTTGTTGAATTTTTAGTGTCAAACTTTTCAAAACGAAGCGCTCTTTTTCTCAAAAAAATTAGCACCAATGCAAGTGTTTGTGGGTTTTCAGAGTATTGTTTATTCTCTTACTAGTAGGGGTTCATTTAAAGGTACAagtaacatatattttttttttctgtttcgtATACACCATTTCAGGCTTGTTCAATATGTATCTTGATTAGTATGTACCTGAAACAAGGCATAAAGGCGATTATCTTTTCACCATTATCTTTtcataatacttttttttttttttaagaaaaatgtgCTTATCGTACCTTTTTAATGCCAGTATAATGTGACACAGTTGTACCATTCAAAGTCTTAAGAGCTTTAGTATTAGCTGATGTCAAACAACACGGCATACAGCACAACTGCTGTTTGAACGTGTGAAATATTTCACAACTGCTTGTGTTACGGTGAAAAATACAATTGATCTGATCTTTTGATTTAGTTCTCAACCTGGACGCTCCCTGTTCCATGCGATGGTGCTTTGTAATGCAGTGTTATCATTTGCTAAAGCTTATGTTGGATATTTCAAATGTTGTGAccggttttgtttttgtttttcgcTCACAATCGACCGATAAATTTTAGGTCAAAAATGTGTAGGCATTCATTTGAATAGAAAATAGTTTATCTCTGTGTTGGACGCCCATTAGACCTTTTCAGAGATACATACATGTGGAGCATCTATTGGTTTTAAGTTTTGGAAGTGCCTGATTTAATTTTGTTAGGGGgggaaaaatacaatattattatcatttaaatTTTTGTTGATAAATGAGCATCATCAGCATGTTTTATTGGTGtcttttaaaaagtgtaatGTTGATTTATCACCTTTTAAGTCTCACATTGCCAATATCAACTTCACTTATACCATAAACtactttatttacatcagtCTATAGCACCACTGTGCTTCTGTTGTCCCTCTTCATACTGGAAAAGAGCTGCctggagtggtcagttgtgtttCTCCACTCTGCTCATATGAGCAGTTTTCCACAGACAGACATGCTTTATCAACAAAATCAACAACAGTTTGAATCAGAGAAGCTATTAgaactgtttttattcatgtgcaaGTCTTTGACACCCACCACTGGGGTCATATCATATATTTTATCTGTATGATTGTGATCATCTATTATGTATCATACATGTATGAAGGGGCAGAGTGAATCTTGTAGAGATAGAAAGGTGTGATTCAGGCTTTTCCTTTGAATTCTGCAGTATTTCATTTGAAGCGTTTGGAGAAGAACGTCTCAAGCACGTTTCTCAGTTAGCCTAGAGGTGTTTAATCACAGTACTGAATcataaatgctgtttatttctatttttgtatCATCCAGATCCACATTTTGGAAAGATTTTCAGCCATGAAGGAACATTTGTGTTCGTAAAAGTGGTACCTTTTGGAAAATTATCttaatttttaagtgttttcCGGAAAAACAAGCTTgtgcttttgtcttttttgctgGTTCTTCATTCCCTTGACTGACCCTTCTTACTTTTTGACTGAAGCCCCAGTATTAAACCCTCACTGCTCTCCAACGCTCTGCGGTTTAGAGCCATCAGAGGACCATTTTCTCTACTCTTATTCTGTGATTGTATtcaggtttttctttttattgtgcTGACATTGTAACCCTTTTGGTATAGATTGTTCCCAATGGCAGGTtaagcaataaaaaaattaattcttAAACgttttgctgctgttttaatGATTGGACCACTTTTTCTTCGCTGTTTAGGTGTGAATTTACatcttaaaaagacggttcttcaagggttctgtgtagaaccatgaaccactcaaagaaccctttgcatgattaaagcattCTATGTCccctgaaagggttcttcagatcgatgaagaatgtgctgtagaaggTTCTGTTGGTGTTGTTGGTTCTATAACACATGTAGAACCAGAtacagaaaagggttctatatagagccaaaaaggttcttcagattgatgacgAATGTGTTGTAGAAGGTTCAACAGCACATGTAgaactgtatagaaccatatatagcatacacaaaagggttctattgaTTTATGATTTGCTGTAGAtaattttatatagaacctttttgaaaagggttctgtagaGAACCGTATGCATCATATGAGTtatattattatgatgtcaGCTTTATTAAAATAGAACTGTTATCAACTGCAGCACAATCTCCAGTCTGAAgatccctttaatcatgcaaaaggttatctgaatgttcatggttctatgtagaaccattttctttataaaagaacccttgaagaaccattttttaaaaaatgaacgcAATAATTTTCTTCATCTCAattattaatctgtgtttaCAACGAAAGCCAGCCTCGATGCTGTTCCGGTCACCCTGAGAATGTTTCTCTGCTGCTAGTATTAAAACACTCCTGTAAGGTTGTTGGTTTTATGACAGTAATGACATAAAAAGTGTTATTAAATCAGTTTCCAATGATTTCTGAAAATTTGTAAAGTGTTCTGCACACAATATGAGCCAAAACTAAATGGATTTGGTTTTAGGTGATTCTATTAGACACTGTGGAGGCAACCAATCAATCTAATCAATACTGTGGCCCACATTTTCATCTGAACGGCATCATTTATCAATAAAAGGTCAGAAAAAGCCACGTTCGGCTAACAGTGTGGAGTGGACTGGGCTGGCCTCAGCCAGTGAAGCAGTATAGCAATAGCTATGGAAAACACGTTATTTCTACActgttaaaggggaagtccactgaTTTtacaaagtttctgcataaataaacgGTTAAGctttaaacagtcattcagagtggttgggtgtgaaactctctgttctggagaaacttacggagtcagaactgttcacagtggtggtgataggaaccagacgtccgcctcaaaaagctccctcacaaagttaCTACgggaaatggttatgaattcgctacctgatgactgagacactgttttatgatagttttgagaagattttggctttAAACTTAATTCATGATGGAGGGCTACATAatatgcagggtgctgtgaggcaaaatagtccccaaacaatagttttccattattttccatcatcaacattccatataaactcagaagactcgtgtaggttctctggtggttctggatggtaaataaaatgtctatatttgtgttgtagtcatggcgacccctggttcctatcaccaccgttGTAAAGAcaactgaaccatttcacaccaaaccactctgaatctctctaCTTACACCGCAATGCTTGAATTAGATGGAAACTTTGAAAATTGGGTGGATTTCCCCTCTCTGTTCTAACGGTTTGCTTTAGCCACCCACAACAAATGCTCCAAGCATTGAGCTTCACCAGAACAGTTGGTTCATCCATTCATTTAGTTGTTTTATAAAGACTTCATCTGCTCTGGTGG
This window harbors:
- the prkar1aa gene encoding protein kinase, cAMP-dependent, regulatory, type I, alpha (tissue specific extinguisher 1) a; protein product: MASGSTSSEEERSLRECELYVQKHNIQQLLKDCIVQLCTSRPDRPMAFLRDYFERLEKEEAKQMVGQQKSSSRSDSREDEISPPMNPVVKGRRRRGAISAEVYTEEDAASYVRKVIPKDYKTMAALAKAIEKNVLFAHLDDNERSDIFDAMFSVNYIAGETVIQQGDEGDNFYVIDQGEMDVYVNNAWVTSIGEGGSFGELALIYGTPRAATVRAKTNVKLWGIDRDSYRRILMGSTLRKRKMYEEFLSKVSILESLDKWERLTVADALETVQFEDGQKIVVQGQPGDEFFIILEGSAAVLQRRSENEEFVEVGRLGPSDYFGEIALLMNRPRAATVVARSPLKCVKLDRPRFERVLGPCSDILKRNIQQYNSFVSLSV